In Mytilus trossulus isolate FHL-02 chromosome 10, PNRI_Mtr1.1.1.hap1, whole genome shotgun sequence, the DNA window aagaccgtacggtgacctatagttgttaatgtttgtgtcgttttggtcttttgtggatagttgtctcattggcaatcataccacatcctcgtttatatattgtaatttttgcaTGAGTTTCAACAGAcaccttttgttgtttttaaagattaagGCAAACAGTATTGATGTGATTGATATGTTGACATTTGGTATCGGTGCAGTTCAGGTACAATCAATATCTCAAACCTGTCCTTAAATCATGTTGTCGTGTttttgaaagagggacgaaagataccaaagggacagtcaaactcataaatataaaacaaactgacaacgccatggctgaagGTAACAACATAGTCAATATGAGTAACATTTTGATCCTAAACTGAGAGTCACTCGTATGCTAGCCAGCATTTTCATACtacaattgtattattttcgagtgttaagtttcattttttctCGAACGTGATGACATACAGCTGTTACTTACTTGGAATTTGTGGCATTTAAGTTAACACTCTTATTGTTTTTTCATCGCTGATGAATAGTTgtaatttaataatttggtCATAGCAAGACGTATTGattaaaagattgaaaatgTCATAAAAAGATACTCCATCTCTGTAGTAATAATAAACGTGGATCAATATACTACCTTTACCCCAAAAGACTCTGCAAAATATCAGTTTTAGATAATTCAAAAGTTTGTGATGAATGAAaacttcaaaaatattaaacagatacatcatgttaaggaggggtatttttcgcaaatacccctcaagaatatgctatatctgtttaattacaccgaatgtAAATCATCAAAAACGCATTGATGATCGTGACGTTACAAGCGTCCAGTCGGATAGAGTATgttttggcaaataccacggcagagagggtaaaaaaggcatatctttttggcaaataccccggCGGCGTTAAAAAATATacgatattcatttgatttaaattggtgaaaaatacactaGCTagcaaccaatcaaaatccaggattcttacattgatgtaattatacaaaatattcgATCTTAGACCTATCtcaaaatcatacaaatgaCCATGCAAATCGTATATTGCTAAACCACATGGTTAAACATTATAAGATGGACAAATACTGttacaacattttaaacaagTTTTCAAAGTTTATGTTTCTGTGGGTGTTTGATTTGCTCGGTCATAATGTTAACCCcagtaatttaaaggaaattaaattGTAATGATATTCATGGCATAATAAAGCAAATTTTATCCAAATTACTGGTTTCTAGCCAAGAAAACTACATGTAGTCATATATCaatgttaacaaaaaataagtaaatgtcAATGACACTTTTAAGATACAAATATGAATCGTATATGACCATAGTTTTACTGATtggtttatatataattgtcaaatatttaaatgtatttaaaatatgtattacagATGGAAAAGAAACAAGTTTCTTGGTAGTTTTTCTTGAAGGATGGGGTTCTCCTTCGCCGATGATTTTGTTAGCATCAGCAAACACGGCAAAACTTTCAATACGTTATTTCAACAACAATGCGAATCAGACTATCACTAtggacaaaagaaaaaaaacagaacataACATAACCTAAGTGAGAGTGTTTTACCATCTGACGGGATACATTTAGCGGGAGTAGAAGTTCACTCAGATGTCAGAATAAATCTTTACGGATTTGTATACGAGATGGGACTTTCTGAAGGATTCTTGGCAACACCTTTGCAATTCGCCTCTACAAACTACATTATACCAAGCTTACCAGCACATTATATAGCATATGGCTGTAAAAATGTGCTGGCCCTTTCaccaatttatcaaaatactaCTGTTagtatacatttgaaattgaCAAGAGGTGCTATAACGTATGGaagcaaaaaatataataacaacgaCATAATTAAACttgtaataaacaaatacagaaCGTTACAATTATCACATACATCTGACTTATCAGGAACCATGGTAACATCATCAAAACCAGTAATTGTCGTCAGTGGTAATGATTGTAATACTGCAGTTCCAGCCGTTATTAGTTTAGGTGGCTGTAATCCATTTACAGAATCAGTATTACCCAATGATCAACTAGATAATATGTTTATAACTCCATATATATCGACTCGTTTGAACAATACTGTACGTATACAGGCGGTAAACAGTACGAATTTGACCATTAAAACTGGTAACAAGACAATATCAAAAACCATTAACGCAAGAGATTTCTTCGATTTTTATTACAACACGATCTCTTTTATTTCATCATCTGATGACATACTTGTCATGTCATATCCACACGGTTTAAGTTCGGGCAAAGGAGATCCTTTTATGATGACGATTCCAGGTATAAATCAATACCTGTATGAATATGATTTCGTAGTACCAACAAGATTTGACAGCTTTATTAGCATATCGGTACAGAGCGATGCTATTAATGAGTTTTTGCTTGATAGTAATTCTTCAAATAGTCGAAGTAGTGTTTTCAGTATTTCAGAAGGCTTATATAATTTCAGCACTTTCAGTATGCCAATAACAAGCGGTTTTCATCATATTGAACATAGACAAAAAATTAGATTCGGTTTATGGGTTTACGGTAATGGATACTCTGCTGTATACGGGTTCCCTGCTGGATTGGCAtataaagatttaatttaaGTAAAACTTTATGTTTGGCATatatttcatggttttttttttcaaataaatttgcatttagaattatttgaactatttcagtttatttataatgtctttTTTGAGCACCTCAgctgattttttattatattgctctattgaaacatgttcgATTCGATTTTATTATTGGTTAACAGTGTCGAATATTTTGACTGATACAGGCATCCAGTTTGAATGACGTGTACAAGTTTTAATGAAGTAAACTTCAAATCTTGCAAATATATGgaaatgatttgttttcttttgatcaaaatatattttgtcttctTCTTAATATGTTTTTCTTGGTGAAAATATCAAAGCCAAATGTATAAAAGTCATTGTTTCTATAGTACATTAAATATGCCATGCATTTAAACGCCAGTGTTTATAtcgaaataatttttaatagttACATCttgcaaaaaaaacccagtttttatatataaaaaatcataactAAAAGTCAAATACATttcttcaattttaaaagatttcttTGAAACTTTTTAGTGTCAAATATCTTTACAgaagaccattttatacataaaagtACATGGAAATTAAAGATTACCTCGCACTTTTACTTCATTATAGTGAACAATGGTGAAGGGAAGttaacaatgtatatatatatatatatatatatatagctatattTGTCGACAAAATACTAGGAAATTATTGCTTTGggataatatagggttattgcatgaatattagggaatattgtcccgagtagaattttatattgcacgagcttgcgagtgcaatatgttctacgagggacaatattccctaatattcatgcaataatccttttattgtatagcaatataatatttgaaagtaaaacatgGGTTTGAACTAAGATTTAGTcgtttgtgacgtcatgaattttgaagatttattgcagtAGTGCAATAtaagaatttattgcacgctaacttttggttactctctgttggaaatattatattgttatACAATAATACGTGTTATGGATTCTAGAAATATCATTTCAGATAGCTCTTCGTTTGGCTTATATTATAACACTTTGCATGACAATGGTTATGATGGCATAAGAGATACAAAGTAGTTTAATTTGTGGATATTCAAGAGGTATTAAAAAAGAATTGTTAATCTTAAAACAGAATTATTCATTATTCTTTGTAAAAAATGGGTTTACTTTTATGTAGAGAAActtcttaaaaaaatgacatCCGTTAgccaataaattttaaaagtactttGAGCAAATTGTTATGAACTACAATTATTGTCTGTTGGGTTGTTTACTCAATTTGTCAATATAACGGAACTGTAGAGGACGGTCATACTAATGGAatgttaagctagctataaaaccagggtTTACCAATCCAGTCTTCGGAGAATGCATGTTTCAAGTAAGTTCGTATATCAGGTTTTTGAACTTCTGTCGATTGATAGCCAATAATAGACCTCCTCCCTTTTAATTTGACTGTATTTCCGTTTAACTTTGTGTTCTAATAATGTACAGCGGTTGTTTCAAAGTTACGtgctttatatcaaaattaggAGATGTAACCTATCCACATAAGGTTTAAAACAGTGGATGATAGCAATTTGAGGCAACCATCCTCTAACAATGAGACGATTAGGAGATGGACATATTGTAAAGGGACGACATGTCACTTTGTAGGTTGAATGAAGCGGATGGTGTAAAGACTAGTAGTTTGTCGTTTAGAGTCATTTCAATTAATTCTGTCGATGAATTGCTGTATCAGTACATATTCCAGGCATCTCCAATTATTCAGGTAATACAGAGGGATATAACTTATGTTATGTGATTAATCCAGTGTATTCCTCTCAAAATAGTTTGCatattctttatcatgtttatgatgtaaaattaagaatggaattgtggaatatgttaaagagacaacatccCAACCTAAGACAGACAACAGCGGTAGGCCACAAACGGGTCTTAAATGCAACGAAAAACTCACGCAACGGGAGGCGTGCTACAATACCATCACAGAAAAAATAGGTTCGGTAAAAAGTATCATacatgaataaaggcaacagtagtataccgatgttcaaaactcataaatcgatagaaaaaaaaccaaatccgggtcataaaccaaaaccgagggaaacccattaaatacaagaaaacaagtgaactgcgagctactgcttaCTGATGAtccccccgccgcaagtggataatataaatagtgtaaaaatatgcaagtgttcggtaaacaggaagttgtcgagtgatgaatctaaaaacgcatcacacggatagctgacttagataaaccctgaaaccaaatttcagaaatccttgtattgtagttcctgagaaaaatgtgacgaaaacattcaacttggctatcatgtgtaaaatcatacaagtgttcggtaaacaggaagttgtcaagtgatgaatctcaaaacgcatcacacgttatagctgacttagataaaccctgaaaccaaatttcagaaatccttgtattgtagttcctgaaaaaaatgtgacgaaaattttcaacttggctatcatgtgtaaaatcatacaagtgttcggtaaacaggaagttgtcgagttatcaatctgaaaacgcatcacacggtatagttgacttatataaatcctgaaacaaatttcagaaatccttgtattgaagttcctgagaaaaatgtgacgaaaacattcaacttggctatcatgtgtaaaatcatacaagtgttcggtaaacaggaagttgtcaagtgatgaatctcaaaacgcatcacacggtatagctgacttagataaaccctgaaatcaaatttcagaaatccttgtattgtagttcctgagtacaatgcgacgaaaaatattcatgggacggacggactgacggactgacagattgacggaaggacagacagaggtaaaacagtatacttttttaaagcgggggtataatgaCGACACAACATGAAACtgtaacatacacagaaacgaaatAAGCTTTAGACAAAAACCCGAtgcgaataacaaatataacatccaaattaaatacataaatttgggacAGAAAAGTGCCCGTGActcgtcttatagtaatgtgaattcacactcaaatataagagaaaacaaacgacacaaaagaaacacaacgtttaaatataacacacacagatatgaactataatataacaatgaccatattcctgacttggcacaggacattttttaaagtaaaaaaaatggtggattgaacctggttttgtggcatgccaaacctccctcttttatggccatgtaaaatataaaattaaaatgacaacacaacattacaggactacaataaaaataaacaggagaacacaattgacaaagaaacaaatgaatactggtgacgcccagatacaaaagtttgaaagccgaaacaagtacaaagttgaacagcattgaggaccaaaagttcaaaaagttgtgccaaaaacggcaagggttttctgttaggtaccagaacatccctgttatttagaataatttattcttttgcaaacagtaaattttataaaatgactatataaaagatatacatgataaaactaaagtattaactaattacaggaaaAACCGAAAACAGTACATAACCGGACAAAATCCAGCACAAAAAATAGACACATCCGAATTAGTGACAAAAATGACGTcgcatttgaatttgtaaaacagaacatcaaaattaaaaaattacgtcacatttaaatgaataaaactatctgtcaaaaataagatagaattaggattgatacaatattatatttgtaataaCAACCGAAAATGAAACTAAAAATGGACAATTTCACACTTCAGTTAGTGATTTAAATCATTtagttttcaataaaaattacaaaatggaTATATAGGGACCATTGATTGCCGAGTGGtttaagtagttactactgtaatcactgcCCAGTCAACACTGACGACGTAAATGACAAACAACAATCTAAGACGTGGTCTGAGATGTGGTAAAATGTCCTTAGTTAGTTAAGACAGAGATACATCGTATGGATCAACCAATTcatgatggtgtccataaaatttacggagcgTCATTTGTAATCcttcctcctcataactttgttgaaACAGTTTCTGCGTAATGAGCACACTCCTGTCTATGAAGTCGTTATAGTGTGAACATGATAACATAACCCCTGAGATATGTAAACACTATACGAAGGAGCAGAGGGTATATTACTGCTGATAAATTGGAAATCAATAATCGGGAagttaaaatcgtctcgtttgtcatagattttagTGTGAAGTCGTCGTTCTATGACAATATTGGGACAAAAGagcaaggtatgaagcagtccctCTCGTATCAGAAGTATCcgtaatttcaagttcactgggatatatgagatgtaagtattggctgaaataTGGGCTATTCAGTGATAGGACATCATCAATATCtcttaaagtaaaaaaacagaatttttctttttgtttttcaaaagttcTGAATGAATTTTCTTCATACGAGTACAAAATAAAATCGACCAGTAGGagtgcacaattagtacccattggaataccgtAAGTTAGGTGTGTCTGTACGTTGGCAAGCAATTTGCATGTTAAATGCTGGTA includes these proteins:
- the LOC134686494 gene encoding IgGFc-binding protein-like, which codes for MGLSEGFLATPLQFASTNYIIPSLPAHYIAYGCKNVLALSPIYQNTTVSIHLKLTRGAITYGSKKYNNNDIIKLVINKYRTLQLSHTSDLSGTMVTSSKPVIVVSGNDCNTAVPAVISLGGCNPFTESVLPNDQLDNMFITPYISTRLNNTVRIQAVNSTNLTIKTGNKTISKTINARDFFDFYYNTISFISSSDDILVMSYPHGLSSGKGDPFMMTIPGINQYLYEYDFVVPTRFDSFISISVQSDAINEFLLDSNSSNSRSSVFSISEGLYNFSTFSMPITSGFHHIEHRQKIRFGLWVYGNGYSAVYGFPAGLAYKDLI